In Deltaproteobacteria bacterium, the sequence TGGGTCCCGTAGCATGCTCGACCCCAGCCGACGCGCCCGGATCCCGGACGCCGACATCCAACCCATCCACATCGACGAGCCGACCGCGGTCCGCCGCGGCAACTGTGGCGAGCGCTGCGTCCGCGAGGCCGCGGCAGCGCTCGTGCAAGCCGCCGAGGCGCCCGGCTTCAAGCTCCCGATGCTGCCCGAGACCGCCAACGAGGCGATGTCGCTCGCCGCCGATCCCAACATCGCGATGCGACGGCTCGAGCGCGTCATCGTGTCCGACACCGTGCTCACCGCACGGATGCTGACCGTCGCCAGCTCCCCGGCCTACGGCGGCGTGCCGCTGCGCAGCCTCGGCGCGGCGCTGCAACGCCTCGGCAGCGGGGCCATCCGCGACGTGCTCTACCAGAGCGTGATGGAGTGCCACATGTTCCGCGGCGACGACGAGCGCGTGGCGCGGGCGCAGCGCGAGCACGCCGTCGCGGTCGCGCGCCTGTCGAAGGCGATCTGCAAGGTCGCCGGCATCGACGACGGCCAGGCCTTCGTCACCGGCCTGCTCCACGACATCGGCATGCTGGCCCTGCAGGCGCTGCGCAAGCTCCCCGCCACCGCCCACCTCGACCCGGACGACATCCAGAAGGTCGAAGAGATCGTGCACACGACCCTGGGCGCCCGCATGGCCGCCGGCTGGAAGCTGCATCCGCAGGTCATCGAAGGCATCCGCCGGCACCACCGCTACCGCGACTACGAGCCGGGCGCGTACTCGCAGATCGGGCACGTGATCGCGGTCGCGGACATCATCGTCCACCACCTCGGCCTGGGCGGCACGCCGCATCCGCTGACCGACGAGCAGCACGCCGAGATCGCCGCGCTCGGCCTCGACCCCGCACAGGTGATCGCGGTGGCCGGCGCCGCGTTGCTGGGCTCGTAGCCACCGCGCGCGGGGGGGCGGCCACCACCGCCCCGCGGCCGCGGGGCCAAAGCTGCTACGATTGCGCGACCGTGAGGTCCCCAAGGCGGCGACTCCTGCGCCCGCGCGCATCCCTGTTGAGCTTCACCCTCGCGGCGCTGGCCTGTGACCGCCCGCCCAGCGTCGCGCCCGCGGCCAGGCCCGAAGCGCGGCCGATCGCGGCGGACACCGAGGCCCCGCCGGCCGCCACCGAGCCCCACGCGGCCGCCGATCCCGATCGCATCGACGAGGCCAGCGCGCGGGAGGAGACCGATCGCATCCTCCATGCCGTCGCCAAGGCGCGCAACCTCGCGGTGCGCAGCGAGGTCGCGGTGGACGTGATCGACAAGCCCGGCATCCGAGCCTTTGCGAAGGACTCGATGTACGAGTTCACGACCCCCGACGAGATGCGCATGTTGGGTCGCATCGAGTCCGCGCTGGGGGTCGTGCCGCCGGGCAGCGACCCCGAGGCCGTCATCCTCGAGCTGCTCGAGCAGGGCGTGCTCGGCCTCTACGATCCCAAGCGCAAGACCCTTTTCATCGGCGACTTCGTTCCCAAGTCGATGCTCAGCATGGTCGTCGGCCACGAGATCGCGCATGGGCTCCAGGACATGTACTTCGACCTGCACAAGCTGCAGGAGCCCATGCGCCACGCCAGCGACGCCGAGTCGGCACGACGCTTCCTCATCGAGGGCGAGGCCCAGGCGGCGTACCTCGCGTGGGTCTCGGGCGATGCCGGGGTCGCGGCGCTGGCCGAGCCCGTGCTGCAAGCGATGAGCGACCAGGCGCTCGAGCTGGCGGGCGTCGCGTCGGCCTACCCCATCCTCGCGCGCTCGCTGCAGATGCCCTACGCCGACGGCGCCGCCACGGTCGCGCGCCTGGTGCAGCGCGATGGCTGGGGCGCGATCGACAAGCTGTACGAGAAGCTGCCCGAGTCGACCGAGCAGATGCTGCACATCGACAAGTTGCTCGCGCGCGAGCGACCGCTCCCCGTCGAGGTGGACGCCGAAGCCCTCGCACCGCTGATGGGCCCCGCCGGTCTGCGCATGGTGTGGCACGACGACATCGGCGAGGCCACGCTGTTGGC encodes:
- a CDS encoding HDOD domain-containing protein; the encoded protein is MLDPSRRARIPDADIQPIHIDEPTAVRRGNCGERCVREAAAALVQAAEAPGFKLPMLPETANEAMSLAADPNIAMRRLERVIVSDTVLTARMLTVASSPAYGGVPLRSLGAALQRLGSGAIRDVLYQSVMECHMFRGDDERVARAQREHAVAVARLSKAICKVAGIDDGQAFVTGLLHDIGMLALQALRKLPATAHLDPDDIQKVEEIVHTTLGARMAAGWKLHPQVIEGIRRHHRYRDYEPGAYSQIGHVIAVADIIVHHLGLGGTPHPLTDEQHAEIAALGLDPAQVIAVAGAALLGS